Within the Desulfovibrio sp. genome, the region CATCCTCAGGGGCCAGGGAGTCGCCCGCATCGATACAGTCCGTCAAAGCAAGTCCGGTCAGCGCCTCATGGTTTCGCTGACCATCTCTCCCATCCTGGACGCGGACGGAAAGGTCATCGGAGCTTCAGCCATAGCCCGGGACATCACCTCCAGGCGCATGGCTGAAAAGGCCCAGGCCGAGGCCCGCCACGCTGCCGAGGAATCCAACCGGATCAAGACCGATTTTTTGAGCATTGTTTCCCATGAACTCCGAACCCCGCTCACCATAATCCTGGGGAACGTGTCTCTGCTGACTGACCACCAGAACATGCCTGACCCAACTGAGGCCGCCGAGATCGCACAGGACATTGAAGAAAGCGCCAATCGCCTTTTGAGTCTCATTAATGATCTTCTGGATATATCAGATATGGAAGCCGGCCAGGCGAAATTAAGGCTGACCCCAGTCCGAGCTGACGATCTGGTCCAAGAGGTGGTTCAAACGGCCGAGTCCTTCGCCGCATCCAAGGATATTGTCGTCACGTCCTACTCCGAACCGCTTGAACTCATGGCCGACCCTTTGCGGCTCAAGCAGGCCCTGCTCAACCTGGTGGACAATGCCGTGAAATTCACGGACGCGGGAACCATCACCATCGGGGTGGAGAAAACCGGAAACAACGCCCTTTTCGCAGTGAGCGACACGGGGGAAGGGATTTCTGACGACGGAATTTCACGCATATTCGACGCGTTTCACCAAGCCGACACCTCCAGTACCCGCAAGGCGCAGGGGACCGGCCTAGGCCTGACCATTGTGAAACGGATCGTGGAACTGCACGGCGGAGTACTCAACGTGGAGAGCGAGCCTGGCAAGGGGAGTACCTTCTACATCGCTCTGCCCCTTACCCCGAGAGATACTCGAGAGGACTCCGAGACCGATGCCTGACAAGATATTGATCGTTGACGACAGCAACATGGTCCGCAAAACGCTCAGAAGGCATCTGGCCCGCGAGGACGTGCAGCTCGAAGAGGCGGTGGACGGCCAGGACGCCCTGGAAAAGACCGCCACGTTTCTTCCGGATCTCATGGTATTGGACGTTATGATGCCGCGTCTGGACGGCATAGAAGTAGCCAAGCGCGTCAAGGCCGACCCGAGATTTTCCCACATCTACATCATAATGCTCACGGCCATGCGTGAAGTCCAGGACGAGGTGAAGGGCCTCGACAGTGGCGCCGACGACTACGTCACCAAGCCCTTCAACTCCGAGACCCTCATGGCCCGCATCCATCGCGGGTTGCGCCTCTCCAAGGAGAAAAGCGCCGCCACGCGTGATCCCTTGACCGGCCTCGGCAACCGGCGGGCCTTCGATGCGTCCCTGGCCCACGAGCTGGCCCGGGTACAACGCTCTGGCAGTCCGCTGTCGCTCATCATGTGCGACATCGACCACTTCAAAAAGGTCAACGACTCCTTGGGCCATGAAACAGGCGATCTGGTCCTCAAGGAACTCGCTGAGATCATCAAGATCAATTGCAGGGAGCTGGACGTACCGGCCCGCTTCGGAGGTGAGGAATTCGTCATACTCTTGCCGGATACCACCCTTGAGGGGGCCGCGCTCGCTGCCGAGCGCCTGCGGGCCGCTGTGGAAACCCACGCATTTCCTGGGGCTGGACATGTGACCGTGAGTCTGGGAGTAGCGCAGGCGTCAGGAAACTCCGAAAATCTTGTAAAAGAATCCGACCAGGCCATGTATGCTGCCAAGCAGAGCGGCCGGAACCGGGTTTGCGTCGCACAACCGGTTCCCTAAAAGCTTTTCTCCCTGCTTCTCATTGAGCGAAGAAGCTCAATGCGTCATTTATCGCTTCGCAAAAAACCGCCAGATCACGCCTTCGACAACGTCCCACTTTCCTAACTCTTATTGAAACTGGACGCGCTTATTCTGTGCGCGTACGTGGCGTATACACATCGCGAGAGTCCTCACTGGCATTTGGCCTGCCCCTGTCTCATTGAAAACAAACCAATGCGCCCTGTCCAAAAAAAGAAGCGGCCGTTAGGCCGCTTCTTCTCATGCGCATGTTCGATGGAATTAAGATTTTCCCCCAGTCAGCTCCTGTGGAAGAGCCGCCGGCCCCAAGATGTCCTTGTTCACGATTTTAACGGGCATCTTTTCCAGCAGATACTGCATGTAGCTTCTGAGCAACTGCTCCTGCTGGAACGGCATGGCCTGGGCCATAATGCGGGATTTGTCGCGCTGCCACTCGGCATCCGTGGGGAAGGTCTTGCCCTTGAGCTTGGCTACGACGAATCCGCTGACCACCGCATAAGAACCGGGAAGCCACCCGGGCTCTTTGGCTGAGAACGCGGCTTCGGCCAAGGCTGGGGCCTGGCCCAACTCCTGTATGGCACCCTGGCGGCCAAAAGGCTCTGAAGCCTTGAACTTGCCCTTGTACTCCTGCTCGACCTTGGCCTGGCCTTCGGGAGTCTTGAGCATTTCGGCCACTTCCTTGGCCTTGGCTTCGGCAAGCTTGAGGGTTTCGTCCGCCAGAATATCGTTCTTTACGGTTTCCGCCACGATTTCCAGGGCGGGAATGTTCTCAGGCTTCACCTCGAGCACCTTGGCCAGAACGAATCCTTCGCCGGAGGTCATGGCCTGAGGCACAGGCTTGCCGGCCTGCTGCGCGAAAAGCAGGGTCAGGGCCTCGGGATTGAGATTCAGGTCCAGGGGCGGACGCTGACGGCTGAAGAACTCGGATGTCTTGGAGGTAAGCCCCTTGCTCTGGGCAAGCTTGGAAATATCCCCGCCGCCAATAAGCTCTTCAAGTAACTGATCCACAGTCTTGCCCAGGGTCTCGGCGGCCTTGTCCTCGGCCATCTCGCGCTTGATGTCTTCCTTGGCCTCGTCAAAGGGAGAAACTCCCTCGGCCTTTTTGTCCACCACCTGGATCACATGCACCCCGTACTGGGTACGCACCACCCCGGAGACCTCGCCCTTCTTCAGGGCAAAGGCAGCCTGCTCAAATTCGGGGACCATTGTTCCTTTGCCGAACCAGCCCAGGTCGCCGCCGGTGACGGCGGGCTGTCCTTGAGTCGAAAGAACCTTGTCCAGGGCTTCGCCCTTACGCAGACGCGCCGACAAATCAGCCAGACGCTTCTCTGCAACCTTGACGTCCTCGGGTTTGGCGTCCTGGGCAAGAAGGACGAGCAAGTGGTTGGCCTTGACCATGTCCGGATGTTTGAATTTGTCCGGGTTGGAGTCGTAGTAGGCCTTGGCCTCCTGGTCGGATACGAGCTTGGGATCAGCAAGAGCCGCCGGGGACAGCTCCAGATACTCGATCTTGGCTTCGGCAGGCCGCTTGTATTTTTCTTTGGAGGACTCGTAGACTTCCTTGATGCGCTCATCCGTGATGCTCACCTGGGAAGCGAATTCCCTGGCCGGGAAGGACAAGAAGTCCACCACGGCTTTCTCCTGGGAGAAATTATAAATGGAGCGCACCTCGCCGGGCGTGACGTACACCGGCAGGATGGAATAGAGCACCATCTTCTCGTAGAGCAGATCGCGCTTCTGGTCGCTCTCGAAGTTCTCGGGGTTCAAACCAACGGACTTGAGCTTTTCCTTGTACAGTTCGTAGTCAAACTGTCCCTTGTCGTTCTGGAAGGCGGGGACGCGGGCGATCTCCGCCTGGAGCTCAGCCTGGGACACGGCCACTCCCAGCTTCTCGGCCTGGTCGAAAATGAGCTGACGGCCAACCATCTGCATGAGCACCTGGCTCTTGAAGCCGAAGCGCTCCAGATCCTCCTTGGTCAAGGAGGGATTCTGGGCCTGGGCCTGACGCAGGGCTCCCTCGTATTCGGAGAAGAAGTCCTTGGCCAGAATGGGCTTTTCCCCCACATAGGCCAGCACGCCGCCCACGGACCGCTGGTCCTTGAACGAATAGATGCCGAAGAACACGAACACGGCGATAATGGCGCCGAAGATGGCCTTGATGAACCAGGACTGGGAGTGTTGCCGGAGAATATCCAACATATTTAGGGGCTCCTTGGGAACGTATAGCAAACCGTGGCAAAAAACGGCGGCCAGAGGGAAAGACCTCCGGCCGCCGCAAGCGGGTATCGCGGCTTTTGTTAGCGGCCGCCCACGGTATTGAGCAAACCGCCGGACAAAATAATCTCCAGCTCGTTCGCGGTCAAATCATTTGTGAGCTTGACTTTGAGCTTTCCGTTCACAATGGCCTCCACCGGTTTACCCGGCTTTATCTTGGCCACGGGGATGGAAAAGTCAGCCCCTTGAGACACTTTGTCGTAGTCGGCCTTGTCCACAAAAAGAAGCGGCAGAATGCCGAAGTTCACCAGATTGGCGCGGTGGATTCTGGCCAGGCTTTTTACAATCACCGCCTTGACGCCCAGGTGCCGGGGCCCAAGCGCCGCATGCTCGCGCGAGGAACCCTGCCCGTAGTTCTCACCGCCAACGATCACGCCGCCGTCCATCCCCTTGATGCGGGCCACAAACTCCTTGTCCACGTTGGTGAACAGGTATTCCGAGATGGCCGGGATGTTGGAGCGCAGGCTCATGATGTGGGTGCCGCCCGGCAGGATGTGGTCGGTGGTGATGTCGTCGCCCACTTTGAGAGCCGCCTTGGCCGCCACCGTATCCGGAGTTTTTCCGAAGCGCGACAAGGGAGCGATGTTTGGTCCGCGCCTGATTTCAACCTTGGAGCCATCCGCCGGCGGGAACACGAAGAGATGCCTGATGGACGGAACCTTCTTGGGCATGGCCACCTTGGCCGGGGGCGTTCCCCAGGTGGCCGGGTCCGTGAATTCACCCTTCAGGGCCGCCATAGCCGCAGTCTGGGGGCTCACCAGGTACACCTTGGCGTCCTGGGTGCCGCTGCGGCCCTCGAAGTTGCGGTTGAAGGTACGCGCGGAAACGCCGCCAGATGTGGGCGAGCCGCCATACCCCAGGCAAGGGCCGCAGGTGCATTCGAGAATGCGCGCCCCGGCGTCCAGATAGACCTGCAGCAGGTTCTCGTCCGCAAGCATCTTGAGGACCTGCTTGGAGCCGGGAGAGATGAACAGGTCCGTCTCGGGCTTCACCCGCTGCCCTTTTAGCATCAGGGCCACGGTCTTTAAATCCGAGTAGGACGAGTTGGTGCAGGAGCCGATGGCGGACTGGTCGACCTTGAGCCCGGCCAAGCTTTTGATTGTAGCCATGCGGTCGGGCATGTGGGGCTGGGCGGCCAGGGGAACGAGCTTGGAAAGATCGATAACGATCTCCTCGTCGTACTTTGCGGAGGGATCGGCCTTGAGCTGCGTATAGTCTTCCGGACGCCCCATGGCCGTGAAGAACTTTTTGGTAACCGCGTCGGACGGGAACAGGGAACCGGTGGCTCCGAGCTCCGCGCCCATGTTGGTAATGGTGGCGCGTTCCGGCACGGACAAGGTGGCCACGCCTGGCCCGGCGTACTCGAACACCTTCCCAACCCCGCCCTTCACCGTGAGCATGCCCAGCAAGTGGAGGATGATGTCCTTGGCAGTGGCCCAGCCGGTAAGCTCGCCCTCAAGCTGGACCTTAACGACCTTGGGCATGGTGATGTAGTAGGGCTCGCCGGCCATGGCCAGGGCCACCGAGAGTCCTCCCGCGCCCATGGACAGGCAGCCCACTCCCCCAGCCGTGGGGGTGTGGGAATCAGAACCGATAAGGGTCTTGCCAGGCTTGGCGAAATTCTCCAAATGCAGCTGGTGGCAGATGCCGGTTCCCGGAGGGGAGAACACGGCCCCATACTTGGCTGCCACGGTGCGAAGGAACTGGTGGTCGTCCGGATTCCGGAATCCTTGCTGCATGGTGTTGTGGTCAACATAGCTCACGGAGAGCTCTGTGGCCACCCGCGGCACTCCTATGGCCTCGAACTGGAGCCAGGCCATGGTGCCGGTGGCATCCTGGGTGAGGGTCTGGTCGATTTTAAGGCCGATTTCGGAACCGGTCTTCATTTTCCCGCTCACCAAGTGGGCGGCGATAATCTTCTGAGTGATGTTCTTGCCCATGGTCGTCCTCATGTAATCGTGAAAGTTGGGCCATGTGCCCCGTCTTTACAAAAGATGTCAAGGAGAGCACCCCTGCCGGCCTCCCAAACGTCACTCTGGAAGATTCAGGTCGGCCGGGTACACGCCGAGATTCTTCGGATGGAGGGTCTAGTCGCTGAAGCGCAACCTCTTGATCTTGCCCTGTCGGTACTGGATTTCAAAATCCAACCGAAGCTTTTCCTGCTGCGCGGTGTGAATTTCCAAGTTACGGAATATTCCCTTGGCCGGGTCCTCTTCGGCCCGCAAGGCCCGAATGCGCTCCATGGTTTCCGCCAACTGCTTTTCAAAATCCGCAATTTCAGCCTCAACAAGTGCGATCTCGTCGCTCATACAATGCTCCTGCGAAATCATCAGCGATGGCGGCCCCCAGACTTCTGTAACACCGGTGTGGCCGCCGGGGCCTTCATACTGCCAAATCCTCGAACATCCAACAAAAAAGGGAGGCGCCATGCGGCGCCTCCCCGGGTTCGGCGTAAGCCGAAATCGTCTATTTCTGCTTGGCGTGGTCGCCGGAGGCGGCGCGCTGCATCTTGACCTCGACCTTCTCGGTCAGGCCTTCGTAGTAGGTGCGCAGAATGGCCAGGCACTCGTCGCGACCGAAGTGGTCAGGAATGGCTTCGCCTTCGGAGAGCATCTTGCGCAGCTTGGTGCCGGACAGGATGACGCGGTC harbors:
- a CDS encoding aconitate hydratase; this encodes MGKNITQKIIAAHLVSGKMKTGSEIGLKIDQTLTQDATGTMAWLQFEAIGVPRVATELSVSYVDHNTMQQGFRNPDDHQFLRTVAAKYGAVFSPPGTGICHQLHLENFAKPGKTLIGSDSHTPTAGGVGCLSMGAGGLSVALAMAGEPYYITMPKVVKVQLEGELTGWATAKDIILHLLGMLTVKGGVGKVFEYAGPGVATLSVPERATITNMGAELGATGSLFPSDAVTKKFFTAMGRPEDYTQLKADPSAKYDEEIVIDLSKLVPLAAQPHMPDRMATIKSLAGLKVDQSAIGSCTNSSYSDLKTVALMLKGQRVKPETDLFISPGSKQVLKMLADENLLQVYLDAGARILECTCGPCLGYGGSPTSGGVSARTFNRNFEGRSGTQDAKVYLVSPQTAAMAALKGEFTDPATWGTPPAKVAMPKKVPSIRHLFVFPPADGSKVEIRRGPNIAPLSRFGKTPDTVAAKAALKVGDDITTDHILPGGTHIMSLRSNIPAISEYLFTNVDKEFVARIKGMDGGVIVGGENYGQGSSREHAALGPRHLGVKAVIVKSLARIHRANLVNFGILPLLFVDKADYDKVSQGADFSIPVAKIKPGKPVEAIVNGKLKVKLTNDLTANELEIILSGGLLNTVGGR
- a CDS encoding SurA N-terminal domain-containing protein; protein product: MLDILRQHSQSWFIKAIFGAIIAVFVFFGIYSFKDQRSVGGVLAYVGEKPILAKDFFSEYEGALRQAQAQNPSLTKEDLERFGFKSQVLMQMVGRQLIFDQAEKLGVAVSQAELQAEIARVPAFQNDKGQFDYELYKEKLKSVGLNPENFESDQKRDLLYEKMVLYSILPVYVTPGEVRSIYNFSQEKAVVDFLSFPAREFASQVSITDERIKEVYESSKEKYKRPAEAKIEYLELSPAALADPKLVSDQEAKAYYDSNPDKFKHPDMVKANHLLVLLAQDAKPEDVKVAEKRLADLSARLRKGEALDKVLSTQGQPAVTGGDLGWFGKGTMVPEFEQAAFALKKGEVSGVVRTQYGVHVIQVVDKKAEGVSPFDEAKEDIKREMAEDKAAETLGKTVDQLLEELIGGGDISKLAQSKGLTSKTSEFFSRQRPPLDLNLNPEALTLLFAQQAGKPVPQAMTSGEGFVLAKVLEVKPENIPALEIVAETVKNDILADETLKLAEAKAKEVAEMLKTPEGQAKVEQEYKGKFKASEPFGRQGAIQELGQAPALAEAAFSAKEPGWLPGSYAVVSGFVVAKLKGKTFPTDAEWQRDKSRIMAQAMPFQQEQLLRSYMQYLLEKMPVKIVNKDILGPAALPQELTGGKS
- a CDS encoding diguanylate cyclase; the encoded protein is MPDKILIVDDSNMVRKTLRRHLAREDVQLEEAVDGQDALEKTATFLPDLMVLDVMMPRLDGIEVAKRVKADPRFSHIYIIMLTAMREVQDEVKGLDSGADDYVTKPFNSETLMARIHRGLRLSKEKSAATRDPLTGLGNRRAFDASLAHELARVQRSGSPLSLIMCDIDHFKKVNDSLGHETGDLVLKELAEIIKINCRELDVPARFGGEEFVILLPDTTLEGAALAAERLRAAVETHAFPGAGHVTVSLGVAQASGNSENLVKESDQAMYAAKQSGRNRVCVAQPVP
- a CDS encoding PAS domain S-box protein, translated to MIEAIQPFVNIQDMATGSVENHLAALLEAAVDAIVIMGADRRVKVFSNAAERLFGYAAHEVVGQNVNMLMPEPYHSNHDRYVKRHIDTGEKHIIGIGREVVAKRKDGSVFPAYLSVGEGTSEEGLFFVGILHDLSREKDTFRRVRELAAIVDSTGDAVIGKTLDGVVTYWNSGAEELYGYTAAEAIGRHVAELIVPAEKHDELEQIHQGILRGQGVARIDTVRQSKSGQRLMVSLTISPILDADGKVIGASAIARDITSRRMAEKAQAEARHAAEESNRIKTDFLSIVSHELRTPLTIILGNVSLLTDHQNMPDPTEAAEIAQDIEESANRLLSLINDLLDISDMEAGQAKLRLTPVRADDLVQEVVQTAESFAASKDIVVTSYSEPLELMADPLRLKQALLNLVDNAVKFTDAGTITIGVEKTGNNALFAVSDTGEGISDDGISRIFDAFHQADTSSTRKAQGTGLGLTIVKRIVELHGGVLNVESEPGKGSTFYIALPLTPRDTREDSETDA